In one Candidatus Roizmanbacteria bacterium CG_4_9_14_0_2_um_filter_38_17 genomic region, the following are encoded:
- the uppS gene encoding di-trans,poly-cis-decaprenylcistransferase produces the protein MEHLPSHVALIMDGNRRWAKEKRLPKFKGHLTGESKIESIIDRSIELGIQNLTFWALAIKNWNRKPEEIKFLLNLFRTSLNRKVNKYYRKNIRIKVLGNLSLFPKDIQDMTNSWVEQSKNNTKITVNFAMSYGGRDEILRAINKLPKDHKEITEEEFGQYLDTAGQPDPDLLIRTGGQQRLSDFLPWQIADTELYFTPTFWPDFTVEEFNKSLDWYSQQKRNFGK, from the coding sequence ATGGAACACTTACCTAGTCACGTAGCTTTAATCATGGACGGTAATCGTCGCTGGGCAAAAGAAAAAAGGCTACCAAAATTTAAAGGACATTTAACTGGCGAGAGCAAAATTGAATCAATAATCGATCGTTCTATAGAGCTAGGAATCCAGAATTTGACCTTTTGGGCACTTGCAATAAAAAACTGGAACAGAAAACCAGAAGAAATTAAATTTTTATTAAACTTGTTTCGCACAAGTTTAAATAGGAAAGTAAATAAGTACTACCGCAAGAATATACGTATTAAAGTACTGGGAAATCTCTCTTTATTTCCCAAAGATATCCAAGATATGACCAATAGTTGGGTTGAACAAAGCAAAAACAACACTAAAATAACTGTCAACTTTGCAATGTCTTATGGCGGTAGAGATGAAATACTTAGAGCCATTAATAAATTACCCAAAGATCACAAAGAGATTACAGAGGAGGAGTTTGGGCAGTATTTAGATACAGCCGGACAACCCGATCCAGACTTATTAATTAGAACTGGTGGGCAGCAAAGATTATCGGACTTTTTACCCTGGCAGATTGCAGATACTGAACTCTACTTTACTCCAACTTTCTGGCCGGATTTTACTGTAGAAGAATTTAACAAATCCCTAGATTG